The genomic DNA TCTGCAATATATCCCTGTCCTTTAGCCACAACAACAGGCGCCCTCTCTTTTTTTTCATATCTTAAAGCAACCGCTTTTTTCATATCTTCTCAAGCACCTCTTTTGTTATATCCTTCAGGCTTTCTAAAACAAGGTCTGCATCTTTAAAATCCAGGTCTTTATTAAACTCATTCCTTACAGCAATACACTTAGCCCCTGCCCTTTTTCCTGCAATAACACCAGAGAGGGCATCCTCTAGGACAAGGCATTTTTCCTTTGGTTTCCTTAAAATCTCTATGCTTTTTGTGTATATCTCAGGGTCTGGCTTTCCATTTTTAATATCCTCTCCTGATAAAATAGAAACAAATCTTTGCTTTATTTTAAGGCTCTCCATAATAAAATCAACCCATATTCTCTTTGAAGATGAGGCAATAGCATAAGGAATCTTAAGGCTATCCAAAAGGTCTAAAAGCTCGTAAAGCCCCGGCATAGGCTTTGCTCCCTCAGCCTTAAGAAGCCTGTCATAAATTATAGCCCTTTCAGAAAGAAGCTCCTCTGGGCTTTCAGCTAAAGAAAGACGCTCTTTTAATATCCTCATACTTTCAATCCCAAGCCTTCCCATCATCTCCTGTTTTATTTTTTGTGTAAATTCCCTGTTTCTCTTTTTTACAATTCCAATAACCGCCCTTGAATACAGAGCCTCTGTATCAACCATTAAACCATCCATATCAAAGATAACAGCGGAAATCATCCAACGAATTTCTCAAAGATTGCAATTTTGTCTATATCGCCAAAAATGATTAGAACATCACCCTCCTTTATTATTCTATTCTCATCAGGGTTATAATGATAAGCATTTGAATCCCTTTCTTTTA from bacterium includes the following:
- a CDS encoding HAD family phosphatase; amino-acid sequence: MISAVIFDMDGLMVDTEALYSRAVIGIVKKRNREFTQKIKQEMMGRLGIESMRILKERLSLAESPEELLSERAIIYDRLLKAEGAKPMPGLYELLDLLDSLKIPYAIASSSKRIWVDFIMESLKIKQRFVSILSGEDIKNGKPDPEIYTKSIEILRKPKEKCLVLEDALSGVIAGKRAGAKCIAVRNEFNKDLDFKDADLVLESLKDITKEVLEKI